A portion of the Sphaerochaeta pleomorpha str. Grapes genome contains these proteins:
- a CDS encoding glycoside hydrolase family 3 N-terminal domain-containing protein — translation MQTIQERASELVRKMTLEEKAAQLSSAWLEINEDGTFSVKETSFSDTRPQQLKESVLGIGIGQITRPYGTQAKNPRSIAKGINEIQRYLVQNTRLGIPAMLHEECLTGAMVVGSTIFPASLNTASTWDIDLMERIGRAIGKELSSLGVHQGLAPVLDVARDARWGRTEETFGEDPYLVGNMGIAYVNGLQGTDCSPIATLKHFLGHSFSEGGRNHAPVHMGERELLNTFALPFEMVVKGANAGSVMPAYHDIDGQPCSSSHHLLSDILRKQWGFKGIVVADYEAPAQLLNDHKVAADLAQAAAMAVQAGMDLELPSGTTFKQGLVQAVNKGYLAIEDLDAAVLRVLHEKFRLGLFENPYIDSEGILLNSKESHSLAVEAATKSLVLLKNDGLLPLHPKGKIAVIGPLANHPKAMYNGYSAPIHLQGSKGSENTIPKNAKTIKSAIEEAAPEATILYEPGCMLYENKIERAVFFPGDVIEDDSKPKAELSTNTSRIEKAVEVALQADTVVLVVGDMVGLFQTGTVGEGSDVSSLTLPGVQQQLLEAILETGKPVVVVLVSGRPYDLQFANEKASSILATWLCGEGGGEAIANVLFAKANPSGKTPLSFPRCAGSLPYAYNHTPKAGGFPRQREYGALFPFGFGLSYTQFSYENCMVDRQEITTQGEVRISATIANTGMVAGDEIVQLYIHDAVASIVRPVKELKGFARISLQPGEKSEVTFVLPSDMLSFVVDGIQRIVEPGTFEIMIGKSCEEIVWRQEIFVTGTVRTLEKDWKFKTPILVKRL, via the coding sequence ATGCAAACTATACAGGAACGGGCCTCAGAACTCGTCAGAAAGATGACATTGGAAGAAAAGGCAGCGCAACTTAGTTCTGCCTGGTTGGAAATAAATGAAGATGGAACATTTTCCGTCAAGGAAACTTCCTTTTCCGATACAAGACCCCAACAACTGAAAGAATCGGTGCTAGGCATAGGAATAGGTCAGATTACCCGTCCCTATGGAACACAGGCCAAAAATCCTCGTTCCATCGCAAAAGGTATCAATGAAATACAACGATACCTGGTTCAAAATACCCGTCTCGGCATCCCTGCAATGTTGCATGAGGAATGCTTGACCGGAGCGATGGTAGTTGGTTCAACTATTTTTCCCGCGAGTCTCAACACCGCATCGACCTGGGATATCGATTTGATGGAGAGAATCGGGAGAGCCATAGGAAAAGAGCTCTCTTCTTTGGGTGTCCACCAAGGACTTGCCCCGGTTCTCGATGTTGCCAGGGATGCACGCTGGGGACGAACTGAAGAGACTTTTGGGGAAGACCCTTACCTTGTAGGCAATATGGGCATCGCCTATGTCAATGGTCTGCAAGGGACAGATTGCAGCCCTATTGCTACGTTGAAACACTTTCTAGGCCATTCTTTTAGTGAAGGGGGGCGTAACCATGCCCCTGTCCATATGGGAGAAAGGGAACTTTTGAATACGTTTGCCTTACCTTTTGAAATGGTAGTGAAAGGGGCAAACGCTGGCTCGGTTATGCCCGCTTATCATGATATCGACGGACAACCGTGTTCTTCCTCCCATCACTTGTTATCTGATATATTGAGAAAACAATGGGGCTTCAAAGGAATCGTGGTTGCTGACTATGAGGCCCCTGCCCAGCTTCTCAATGACCATAAGGTAGCTGCCGACCTTGCCCAGGCTGCTGCCATGGCTGTCCAGGCAGGCATGGATCTGGAACTTCCAAGTGGCACGACCTTCAAGCAAGGTTTGGTCCAGGCGGTCAATAAGGGCTATCTTGCAATCGAGGATCTCGATGCTGCCGTACTAAGGGTTTTACATGAAAAATTCCGTCTTGGTCTCTTCGAAAACCCCTATATCGATAGCGAAGGTATTCTTCTCAATAGCAAGGAAAGCCATAGCCTTGCAGTCGAAGCCGCAACAAAATCGTTGGTGCTTCTCAAGAATGACGGTTTGCTTCCTCTCCATCCAAAAGGAAAGATTGCAGTTATAGGACCTTTGGCCAATCATCCGAAAGCCATGTACAATGGGTATTCAGCCCCCATTCACCTGCAGGGTTCCAAGGGGTCGGAAAATACCATTCCTAAAAATGCGAAGACCATTAAATCGGCAATTGAAGAAGCTGCCCCTGAAGCAACTATTCTCTACGAACCCGGTTGCATGCTCTATGAAAACAAAATTGAACGGGCAGTATTTTTCCCTGGCGATGTCATTGAGGATGATTCAAAACCCAAAGCTGAACTCAGCACAAATACCAGTCGTATCGAAAAAGCGGTTGAGGTTGCCTTGCAGGCCGATACCGTAGTATTGGTAGTTGGCGATATGGTCGGACTCTTCCAGACAGGAACGGTCGGGGAAGGCAGTGATGTTTCTTCCCTTACGCTTCCCGGGGTTCAGCAACAATTGCTTGAGGCAATCCTGGAAACAGGGAAACCGGTTGTCGTGGTGCTGGTCAGCGGACGTCCGTACGATTTGCAGTTTGCAAACGAGAAGGCCTCATCAATTCTGGCAACATGGCTTTGCGGTGAAGGTGGAGGAGAAGCTATTGCCAACGTACTGTTCGCAAAAGCAAATCCTAGCGGAAAGACTCCCCTTTCATTTCCCCGTTGTGCAGGTAGTCTACCGTATGCCTACAACCATACCCCAAAAGCTGGCGGGTTTCCCCGGCAACGGGAATACGGTGCCCTCTTTCCGTTCGGGTTCGGGTTGAGCTATACACAGTTCTCTTATGAGAATTGCATGGTTGACAGACAGGAGATTACCACGCAGGGGGAAGTGAGGATTTCTGCAACCATTGCAAATACCGGTATGGTTGCAGGAGACGAAATCGTGCAACTATATATACACGATGCCGTTGCTTCAATCGTCCGCCCAGTAAAGGAACTGAAAGGATTTGCCAGGATTTCCTTGCAACCGGGAGAAAAGAGCGAGGTTACCTTTGTTTTGCCTTCCGATATGCTTTCCTTTGTTGTCGATGGCATACAGAGAATTGTAGAACCGGGAACATTTGAAATCATGATCGGGAAATCTTGTGAGGAAATTGTCTGGAGACAGGAGATTTTTGTCACAGGAACAGTTCGCACGTTGGAAAAGGATTGGAAGTTTAAAACCCCGATTTTGGTCAAGCGGTTATAA
- a CDS encoding carbohydrate ABC transporter permease, giving the protein MNKSMKGSRNLTKSIIYVVCIFLSLLSVFPFWVMFMNATRGTFEIQQNSIGLVPSKFLVSNFLILSGKSFNAAKGFINSMTISIGATFCAVYFSSLTAYALVAYNWKWRQPFFTFILAVLMIPAQVSSIGFYQFMYHIGLTNNFLPLILPAIASPSMVFFMRQYLMANLSLDIVNSARIDGSGELSTFNTIILPIMKPAMATQAIFTFVLSWNNLFLPLILLTDSDKYTMPIMVSLLRGDIYKTEYGSVYLGLTLTVLPLFVVYFLLSKYIIAGVSLGAIKE; this is encoded by the coding sequence ATGAATAAGAGTATGAAAGGTTCACGAAACCTGACCAAATCAATAATCTATGTTGTATGTATCTTTTTATCCCTGCTAAGTGTTTTCCCTTTCTGGGTTATGTTCATGAATGCCACAAGGGGTACTTTTGAGATACAGCAGAATTCCATTGGCTTGGTTCCTTCAAAGTTCTTAGTAAGCAATTTCCTAATTCTTTCCGGAAAAAGCTTCAATGCTGCCAAAGGTTTCATCAATTCGATGACAATTTCTATCGGGGCAACATTTTGTGCGGTATACTTTTCTTCTTTGACTGCCTATGCTTTGGTTGCCTATAACTGGAAATGGAGACAACCGTTCTTTACGTTTATTCTGGCAGTGCTTATGATCCCAGCCCAGGTTTCAAGTATTGGTTTCTATCAGTTCATGTATCATATTGGATTGACAAATAACTTTTTGCCACTCATTCTGCCGGCAATTGCCTCGCCTTCCATGGTCTTTTTCATGAGACAATACCTGATGGCAAACCTGTCTCTTGATATTGTCAACTCGGCAAGAATCGATGGATCTGGAGAACTCTCCACGTTCAATACCATTATCTTACCTATCATGAAACCTGCAATGGCTACCCAGGCGATTTTTACTTTTGTGTTGAGCTGGAACAACCTGTTTTTGCCCTTGATCTTGCTTACGGACAGTGACAAGTACACGATGCCAATCATGGTTAGCTTATTGAGGGGAGACATCTATAAAACAGAGTACGGTTCGGTCTATCTCGGGCTTACCCTTACGGTTTTGCCCTTATTCGTAGTCTATTTCCTTCTTTCAAAATACATTATTGCAGGAGTTTCCCTTGGGGCCATCAAAGAATAG
- a CDS encoding carbohydrate ABC transporter permease, translating to MRHKSINYAKYGYIFSIPFVLTFLIFSLYPLVYTTVIGFTDLRGLTQASVHILDNPFQNFQTLLKNPTFIKSLSNTLIIWTMNFIPQISLALLLTAWFTNRSIKVKGQGLFKVLIYMPNIITAATIAILFYSFFGYPKGPVNDFLMKLGINEIPKNFHLQKWTARGVVAFIQFWMWYGNTMIVLIAGVLGINPTLFEAAEIDGASATQIFFRITLPRLKTIVIYTLITSMIGGLQMFDIPKLFLLGGPDNATLTTSVFIYNQAFSGSYLYNRAAAASLLMFLIIVVLSSIIFFLLRDKDAAKMRKQKKAYARTLEAIERGIQ from the coding sequence ATGAGGCACAAAAGCATTAACTACGCAAAATATGGATATATCTTTTCCATACCGTTCGTACTGACATTTTTGATATTTTCTTTATATCCATTGGTTTATACTACAGTTATAGGCTTTACCGACCTACGGGGACTTACACAGGCCTCAGTGCATATCCTGGACAACCCTTTTCAAAACTTCCAGACATTATTGAAAAATCCGACGTTCATTAAGTCTCTCTCAAACACCTTGATTATCTGGACCATGAATTTCATTCCCCAGATTTCCCTGGCGTTGCTTCTCACTGCCTGGTTCACCAACCGCAGCATTAAGGTGAAAGGACAAGGGCTCTTCAAGGTTTTGATCTATATGCCGAATATCATTACCGCTGCTACAATTGCCATCTTGTTCTACAGTTTCTTTGGCTACCCAAAGGGACCGGTCAACGATTTTTTGATGAAACTCGGTATCAATGAGATACCGAAAAACTTCCATTTGCAAAAATGGACAGCACGTGGTGTCGTTGCTTTCATCCAGTTTTGGATGTGGTACGGCAATACTATGATAGTTTTGATAGCCGGGGTGCTCGGGATCAACCCCACTTTGTTTGAAGCAGCCGAAATCGATGGGGCTTCAGCAACACAGATTTTTTTCCGTATTACGTTGCCAAGGCTGAAAACAATTGTGATCTACACGTTGATAACAAGCATGATCGGTGGTCTGCAGATGTTCGATATCCCCAAGCTGTTCTTGCTGGGTGGACCGGATAATGCAACCCTTACCACAAGCGTATTCATTTACAATCAAGCGTTCAGCGGAAGTTACCTGTATAACAGGGCAGCAGCGGCAAGCCTTCTCATGTTCCTTATCATCGTGGTACTTTCCTCCATCATTTTCTTCCTTCTCAGGGATAAAGATGCAGCAAAAATGAGAAAGCAGAAAAAAGCTTATGCCAGAACACTGGAAGCCATTGAGAGGGGGATACAATAA